A stretch of the Psychroserpens sp. Hel_I_66 genome encodes the following:
- a CDS encoding FtsB family cell division protein, producing the protein MVIFAVWMLFFDSNSLIIHSELNEDISDLENEKEYYRNEIEKDKKAIKELSTEDGIEKLAREKYYMKKDDEDIFIIEYEDSLKIEKKNE; encoded by the coding sequence TTGGTCATTTTCGCAGTTTGGATGCTGTTTTTTGACTCTAATTCGTTGATAATTCATAGCGAACTCAACGAAGATATCAGTGATCTTGAAAATGAAAAGGAATATTATAGAAATGAGATTGAAAAAGACAAAAAAGCAATTAAGGAATTAAGTACAGAAGACGGAATAGAAAAACTGGCCAGAGAAAAATACTATATGAAAAAAGATGATGAAGATATTTTTATAATAGAATATGAAGACAGCCTAAAAATAGAAAAGAAGAATGAGTAA
- a CDS encoding THUMP-like domain-containing protein yields the protein MNSEILNTEIQAFIDQNLNKDMSKILLKGTSFSNVTTTEIVEQIEAKLKCKKKLPTWFSSEKIYYPNKLNIEQTSSEITANYKSQLISGKSIIDLTGGFGVDSYYFSKYFENVVHCEIDENLSQIVQHNYQQLGSYKITTIPKNGLDYLITNNKSYDWIYVDPSRRHESKGKVFFLKDCLPDVPNNLKTLFNYAKNIAIKTSPLLDLSIGIKELKHVKHIHVIAIKNEVKELIWILEKDFKNDITINTANLVDGKKELFSYKLSSEISAPINYALPSNYLYEPNSAILKSGGFKSVSNVYNLNKLHQNSHLYTSKEIIEFPGRCFKIDKVLDYNKKNIKPLANSKANITTRNFSETVQQLRKKYSIKDGGETYIFFTTNYLNNKIVIICTKLS from the coding sequence TTGAATTCTGAAATTTTAAATACCGAAATCCAAGCATTTATAGATCAAAATCTCAATAAAGACATGTCTAAGATACTCCTAAAAGGAACTTCTTTCTCAAATGTCACAACTACGGAAATCGTTGAGCAAATTGAAGCTAAATTAAAATGTAAAAAAAAGTTGCCAACTTGGTTTTCTTCGGAAAAAATCTACTACCCAAACAAGCTTAATATTGAACAAACCTCTTCTGAAATTACCGCAAATTACAAATCGCAACTAATTTCGGGAAAGTCAATAATAGATCTAACAGGTGGTTTTGGAGTTGACTCTTACTATTTTTCTAAATATTTTGAAAATGTAGTACACTGTGAAATAGACGAGAATCTATCTCAAATAGTACAACACAATTACCAACAATTAGGTAGCTACAAAATAACTACGATACCTAAAAACGGATTGGATTATTTAATCACAAATAATAAAAGCTACGATTGGATTTATGTAGACCCTTCAAGAAGACACGAAAGTAAAGGCAAGGTTTTCTTTTTAAAAGACTGCCTACCAGATGTTCCTAATAATCTAAAGACACTTTTTAATTACGCAAAAAATATTGCAATAAAAACATCGCCCTTACTAGATTTGTCAATAGGTATAAAGGAATTAAAGCATGTTAAGCACATTCATGTTATAGCCATAAAAAATGAAGTTAAAGAGCTCATTTGGATTTTAGAAAAAGACTTCAAAAATGATATCACTATAAATACAGCAAATTTAGTCGATGGCAAAAAAGAACTATTCTCATATAAGTTATCTTCGGAAATCTCAGCACCCATAAATTACGCTTTACCTTCAAATTATTTATACGAGCCTAACTCAGCCATTTTAAAATCTGGCGGATTCAAAAGCGTATCAAATGTTTACAACTTAAACAAACTCCACCAAAACTCCCATCTTTACACAAGTAAAGAAATAATAGAGTTTCCTGGAAGATGTTTTAAAATTGATAAAGTACTTGACTATAATAAAAAAAACATCAAGCCTTTAGCTAATAGCAAAGCCAATATCACAACTAGAAATTTCTCAGAAACAGTTCAACAATTACGCAAAAAATACAGTATCAAAGATGGAGGAGAGACCTACATTTTTTTTACAACCAACTATCTTAATAATAAAATAGTAATTATCTGTACTAAATTATCCTAA
- a CDS encoding DUF4159 domain-containing protein produces MIFSSKFLRNLTVFTALVISLTGFTSDAQDLAMVKYKGGGDWYSNPTALPNLINYCNANIKTKMNTKPQVVEVGSIDIFQFPLLHMTGHGNVFFTDEDAENLRKYLISGGFLHIDDNYGMEPYIKKELQKVFPDLELLELPKNHEIFNIAYKFPEGLPKIHEHDGKRPQALGVFYQDRLVLLFTFESDLGDGWEDPEVHNDPADVREKALRMGANIVKYAFEN; encoded by the coding sequence ATGATTTTTAGTTCGAAATTTTTAAGAAATCTTACAGTATTCACTGCACTTGTGATAAGTTTAACAGGATTCACAAGTGATGCACAGGATCTGGCAATGGTGAAATATAAAGGTGGTGGCGATTGGTACAGTAATCCTACCGCACTTCCTAATCTTATTAATTATTGCAATGCAAATATCAAAACTAAAATGAATACAAAACCTCAGGTGGTCGAGGTTGGCAGTATTGATATTTTTCAATTCCCTTTATTGCACATGACCGGTCATGGGAATGTTTTTTTTACAGATGAAGATGCAGAGAATTTAAGAAAATATTTAATCTCGGGTGGGTTTTTACACATTGATGATAATTATGGGATGGAGCCATATATTAAAAAAGAATTGCAAAAAGTGTTTCCTGACCTTGAATTGTTAGAGCTCCCAAAAAACCATGAAATTTTTAATATTGCATATAAGTTCCCAGAGGGTTTACCTAAAATTCATGAGCATGACGGTAAACGACCGCAAGCTTTAGGTGTTTTTTATCAAGACAGACTTGTATTGCTGTTTACATTTGAAAGCGACCTTGGAGATGGTTGGGAAGATCCAGAAGTACACAATGATCCTGCAGATGTTAGAGAAAAAGCCCTGAGAATGGGTGCGAATATTGTAAAATATGCGTTTGAGAATTAA
- a CDS encoding methylmalonyl-CoA mutase subunit beta, with translation MSKKLFNDFPEVSSKQWKQKIQVDLKGLDYNDTLIWHTNQGIDVKPFYHADEFESKPPISASKASEFKICQSIFVSNVKMSNEKALDTISRGAECIEFIIPSENVSIQDLTANIDLASTPIKFKLLFLSSEYINQIPKDKNVTIQTDIIGNLARTGNWYSNLKSDHEHFEAIVKTTNSFSIDVALYQNAGANMVQQLAYALAHANEYFNHLDAVLTALNKKTFRVIFKISVGTNYFFEIAKLRALRNLYQALASEYGFNEDCEIHVKPTKRNKTIYDYNTNMLRTTTECMSAILGGANVITNLAYDAIYHKDNEFGERISRNQLLVLKHESYFDKVDNPADGAYYIESITAQLSEKALELFKDIEQNDGFLSQLKSGTIQKKIKECASKEQSQFDNGDFVLLGTNKHPNKEDKMKDELELYPFIKTNPVKTLVEPIIERRLAENLEQNRLKTE, from the coding sequence ATGAGTAAAAAACTATTTAACGATTTTCCTGAGGTCTCTTCTAAACAGTGGAAACAAAAAATTCAAGTCGATTTAAAAGGTCTGGATTATAACGATACCCTAATTTGGCACACAAACCAAGGTATTGATGTCAAGCCCTTTTACCATGCAGATGAATTTGAATCCAAACCACCAATTTCGGCATCAAAAGCTAGTGAATTCAAAATTTGCCAGTCTATTTTTGTTTCCAATGTTAAAATGTCAAACGAAAAGGCGTTGGATACCATTTCTAGAGGCGCAGAATGTATTGAGTTCATTATCCCTTCGGAAAATGTCTCGATCCAAGACCTTACTGCAAATATAGACCTCGCTTCTACTCCAATAAAATTTAAACTATTATTTCTTTCTTCGGAATATATCAATCAAATCCCAAAAGATAAAAACGTAACCATTCAAACGGATATTATTGGTAATCTTGCAAGAACCGGAAATTGGTACAGCAACCTAAAAAGCGATCATGAGCATTTTGAGGCTATCGTAAAAACAACAAATTCTTTTAGCATTGACGTCGCTTTATATCAAAACGCTGGTGCAAATATGGTTCAGCAATTAGCATATGCATTAGCGCACGCAAACGAATATTTTAACCACTTAGATGCGGTTTTAACTGCTTTAAACAAAAAGACATTTAGAGTCATTTTTAAAATTTCCGTAGGTACCAATTACTTTTTTGAAATAGCAAAATTAAGAGCACTTCGCAACTTGTATCAAGCACTCGCTAGCGAATATGGTTTCAACGAAGATTGCGAAATCCACGTCAAGCCCACCAAAAGAAATAAAACCATTTACGATTATAACACCAATATGTTGCGCACTACAACGGAATGTATGAGTGCTATTTTAGGCGGAGCAAACGTAATTACAAATTTAGCGTATGACGCTATTTATCATAAGGACAATGAATTTGGAGAGCGTATTTCTAGAAATCAATTGTTGGTATTAAAACATGAAAGCTATTTTGATAAAGTTGATAATCCCGCAGATGGTGCCTATTACATCGAGTCGATAACAGCACAACTGAGCGAAAAAGCTTTGGAGCTATTCAAGGATATTGAACAGAATGATGGGTTTTTATCACAGTTGAAATCTGGCACTATTCAGAAAAAAATAAAAGAATGCGCATCTAAGGAGCAGTCTCAATTTGATAATGGGGATTTTGTATTATTGGGCACCAACAAACATCCCAATAAAGAAGATAAAATGAAAGACGAATTAGAACTCTATCCTTTTATAAAAACCAATCCCGTAAAAACGTTGGTTGAACCTATTATAGAGCGACGCTTGGCTGAAAATTTAGAACAAAACCGATTAAAAACCGAATAA
- a CDS encoding PQQ-dependent sugar dehydrogenase codes for MKILIHSLIITSLLSFVACPQDKNPINKEHSHEVIVSELVNPWAFTFLTNGAMLINEKDGRIIKYEKGDKTEIKGVPNVYNRGQGGLLDIKLHPKYDDNGWIYLTYSSSEGEEDGGHTALMRAKLKNDSLVDKEVLYKATPNTTKGQHFGSRIVFDDEGYLFFTIGERGNRDENPQDITRDGGKVYRLNDDGTIPEDNPFVDTDNAKNAIYSYGHRNPQGMVIHPVTREIWTHEHGPKGGDEINIIKAGKNYGWPVITYGVNYIGTKITDETSKPGMEQPLHYWVPSIAPSGMEFISSDKYKGWENNLLVGSLKFQYLDLCYIKDGKVIKEERLLDGLGRVRSINQGPDGYIYVGIENLGIVKLIKTK; via the coding sequence ATGAAAATTTTAATACATTCTTTAATTATTACTAGCTTATTAAGTTTTGTAGCATGCCCACAAGACAAAAACCCAATAAACAAGGAGCATTCTCACGAAGTCATTGTATCAGAATTGGTTAACCCTTGGGCTTTTACCTTTTTAACAAATGGCGCGATGCTAATTAATGAAAAAGATGGGCGTATTATCAAGTATGAAAAGGGTGACAAAACAGAAATTAAAGGTGTTCCAAATGTTTATAATCGAGGACAAGGTGGTTTGTTGGATATCAAACTTCATCCTAAATACGACGATAACGGATGGATTTACCTAACATACTCCTCTAGTGAAGGCGAAGAAGATGGCGGTCATACTGCCTTAATGCGCGCTAAACTTAAAAATGATTCTTTAGTTGATAAAGAAGTGTTGTACAAAGCAACCCCAAATACCACAAAAGGTCAACATTTTGGTTCTAGAATCGTTTTTGATGACGAAGGGTATTTATTTTTTACGATTGGAGAACGTGGAAACCGCGATGAAAATCCACAAGATATAACTCGTGATGGTGGCAAGGTCTATCGGTTAAACGATGATGGAACTATTCCAGAAGATAATCCTTTTGTGGATACCGATAATGCTAAAAATGCTATATATTCTTACGGTCATAGAAATCCGCAAGGTATGGTCATCCACCCGGTCACAAGAGAAATATGGACGCATGAACATGGTCCTAAAGGTGGTGATGAAATCAATATCATTAAAGCTGGTAAAAATTATGGCTGGCCAGTCATCACTTATGGTGTTAACTATATTGGTACAAAAATTACAGATGAAACCTCAAAACCTGGTATGGAGCAACCACTCCACTATTGGGTACCTTCTATTGCACCAAGTGGCATGGAGTTTATTTCAAGCGATAAATACAAAGGCTGGGAAAACAATTTACTGGTTGGTTCTTTAAAATTTCAATATTTGGATCTCTGCTATATTAAGGATGGAAAAGTTATAAAAGAAGAACGTCTTTTAGATGGTTTAGGACGTGTAAGATCAATAAACCAAGGACCAGATGGATATATTTATGTAGGAATTGAAAATTTAGGAATCGTTAAACTTATAAAAACAAAATGA
- a CDS encoding c-type cytochrome encodes MKLNITLLIAVSMLVSCNSSEKKREYSEANISEVNSKQQDPELKKSMDRGKDIYTGFCVSCHMPNGEGVPRAFPPLAKSDYLMNKREESIKAIKYGQSGKIVVNGKTYNSVMSPLGLNDDEVADVMNYITNSWGNSNDKLVTKSEVSAIER; translated from the coding sequence ATGAAATTAAATATCACATTATTAATAGCTGTTTCAATGCTTGTATCTTGCAATTCTTCGGAAAAAAAGCGCGAATATTCAGAAGCTAATATTTCCGAAGTGAATTCAAAACAGCAGGACCCAGAACTTAAGAAAAGTATGGATCGCGGTAAGGACATTTATACAGGTTTTTGCGTGAGTTGCCATATGCCAAATGGCGAAGGTGTGCCAAGAGCGTTTCCACCTTTGGCAAAATCAGATTATTTGATGAACAAACGAGAAGAAAGCATAAAGGCCATAAAATATGGTCAATCTGGAAAAATAGTTGTTAATGGCAAAACATATAATAGTGTGATGTCCCCTTTAGGGCTTAATGATGATGAAGTTGCAGATGTTATGAACTATATAACAAACAGTTGGGGAAATTCTAATGATAAGTTGGTTACTAAATCTGAAGTTTCGGCAATTGAGCGCTAA
- the udk gene encoding uridine kinase produces MLIIGIAGGTGCGKTTVVNQILNELPEGEVGIISQDSYYMDTSHLSYEERVKINFDHPRSIDFELLEKHLKQLKKGEAIEQPVYSFVKHNRTGDSIKTNPRKVMIVEGILILTNPELRKMFDIKIFVHADSDERLIRRLKRDITERGRDIDEVLTRYQTTLKPMHQQFIEPMKEYADLIIPNNKYNTVAVDIVKTIINEKLN; encoded by the coding sequence ATGCTTATTATAGGAATTGCTGGCGGAACAGGTTGTGGTAAAACCACTGTGGTGAACCAAATACTTAACGAATTGCCTGAAGGTGAAGTTGGGATTATTTCCCAAGATTCATATTATATGGATACCTCACACTTGAGCTATGAAGAACGAGTAAAGATTAATTTTGACCATCCGCGATCTATTGATTTTGAACTGTTGGAAAAGCATTTAAAACAGTTAAAAAAGGGAGAAGCAATAGAGCAACCAGTGTATTCGTTCGTTAAACATAATAGAACTGGCGATAGCATAAAGACCAATCCAAGAAAGGTGATGATTGTTGAGGGCATATTAATACTCACAAACCCAGAGTTAAGAAAAATGTTTGACATTAAGATTTTTGTTCATGCAGATAGTGACGAGCGGTTAATAAGACGATTAAAACGCGATATTACCGAGCGTGGTAGAGACATTGATGAAGTATTGACACGATACCAAACCACACTAAAACCAATGCACCAGCAGTTTATAGAACCTATGAAGGAGTATGCAGATCTCATAATCCCTAACAACAAATACAACACTGTTGCGGTGGATATTGTAAAAACAATTATTAACGAAAAATTGAATTAA
- the scpA gene encoding methylmalonyl-CoA mutase: MRKNLQHITLKNKDQNPASGKTFKTAEDIDIKSTYSKEDLSNVEHLNFVAGISPNLRGPYSTMYVRRPWTIRQYAGFSTAEDSNAFYRRNLAAGQKGLSVAFDLATHRGYDSDHERVVGDVGKAGVAIDSVEDMKILFDQIPLDKMSVSMTMNGAVLPIMAFYIVAAEEQGVTPNQLAGTIQNDILKEFMVRNTYIYPPTPSMKIISDIFEYTSKHMPKFNSISISGYHMQEAGATCDIELAYTLADGLEYIKKGLEAGMDIDSFAPRLSFFWAIGMNHFMEIAKMRAARMLWAKMVSQFNPKNQKSLALRTHCQTSGWSLTEQDPFNNVARTTIEAAAAAFGGTQSLHTNALDEAIALPTDFSARIARNTQIFLQEETGITNTVDPWAGSYYVEKLTHDIAQKAWSLIEEVEELGGMTKAIEAGIPKLRIEEAAARKQARIDSNQDIIVGVNKYRLDQEDPISTLEVDNQTVRTGQIKRLEHIKSTRDKEAVASALSKLTQAARTGKDNLLALAVNAARERATLGEISDALEAEFGRYKAQIKSFSGVYSKEIKDDESFKKARELADQFAEQDGRRPRIMIAKMGQDGHDRGAKVVATGYADVGFDVDIGPLFQTPKEAAKQAVENDVHILGVSSLAAGHKTLVPQVIEELKNYGRDDIMVIVGGVIPKQDYQYLFDAGAVAVFGPGTKISDAAIKILEILID, translated from the coding sequence ATGCGAAAAAACCTCCAACATATTACTTTAAAGAACAAGGATCAAAATCCAGCAAGCGGTAAAACATTTAAAACTGCTGAAGATATTGACATCAAATCCACATATTCAAAAGAAGATCTCTCCAATGTAGAGCATCTCAATTTTGTTGCTGGCATATCGCCAAATCTTCGTGGACCATACTCAACAATGTATGTTCGCAGACCATGGACGATTCGTCAATACGCTGGTTTTTCTACTGCGGAAGACAGTAATGCTTTCTACAGAAGAAATCTCGCAGCAGGTCAAAAAGGTCTATCTGTAGCGTTTGATTTAGCAACACATAGAGGTTATGATTCAGATCACGAACGCGTCGTTGGCGATGTTGGAAAAGCTGGTGTCGCGATAGATTCGGTTGAGGATATGAAGATTCTCTTTGATCAAATTCCATTAGATAAAATGTCAGTTTCCATGACCATGAATGGCGCTGTTTTGCCAATCATGGCGTTTTATATTGTTGCTGCGGAAGAACAGGGCGTTACACCAAACCAATTGGCTGGAACCATTCAAAACGATATTTTAAAGGAGTTTATGGTGCGAAATACGTACATCTACCCTCCTACACCATCGATGAAAATTATTTCAGATATTTTTGAATATACCAGCAAGCATATGCCAAAGTTCAATAGTATTAGTATTTCAGGATATCATATGCAAGAAGCTGGAGCAACCTGTGATATTGAATTAGCTTACACTTTGGCTGATGGACTAGAATACATTAAAAAAGGATTGGAAGCAGGAATGGATATTGACTCCTTTGCTCCTAGACTTTCCTTTTTCTGGGCAATTGGGATGAACCATTTTATGGAAATCGCAAAAATGCGAGCTGCCAGAATGCTTTGGGCAAAAATGGTAAGCCAATTTAATCCTAAAAATCAAAAATCTTTAGCATTACGAACGCATTGCCAAACATCGGGTTGGAGCCTTACCGAACAAGATCCTTTTAACAATGTAGCCAGAACAACTATTGAAGCTGCTGCAGCTGCTTTTGGTGGCACCCAAAGTTTACACACCAATGCATTAGATGAAGCTATTGCATTGCCAACAGATTTTTCTGCACGTATCGCAAGAAATACACAAATATTCTTACAAGAGGAAACTGGGATTACAAATACTGTTGATCCTTGGGCAGGAAGCTACTACGTTGAAAAACTCACCCATGATATTGCTCAAAAAGCGTGGTCCTTAATTGAAGAAGTTGAAGAGCTTGGCGGAATGACAAAAGCCATTGAAGCAGGAATCCCTAAATTAAGAATTGAAGAAGCTGCTGCAAGAAAACAAGCACGTATTGATTCTAACCAAGATATCATCGTTGGTGTAAATAAATATCGCTTAGACCAAGAAGATCCTATCTCAACTTTAGAAGTAGACAACCAAACGGTTAGAACTGGTCAAATAAAACGATTAGAACATATAAAATCTACCAGAGATAAAGAGGCTGTAGCATCTGCTCTTTCAAAATTAACCCAAGCAGCACGCACAGGAAAAGATAATTTACTAGCTTTAGCAGTGAATGCAGCTAGAGAACGAGCAACTTTAGGAGAGATCAGTGATGCACTTGAAGCAGAGTTTGGTCGTTATAAAGCACAGATAAAATCATTTTCGGGAGTGTACAGTAAAGAAATCAAAGACGACGAAAGTTTCAAAAAAGCGAGAGAACTAGCAGATCAATTTGCTGAGCAAGATGGTCGTAGACCTCGTATTATGATTGCCAAAATGGGACAAGATGGTCATGACCGCGGTGCAAAGGTTGTAGCTACAGGCTATGCAGACGTTGGCTTTGATGTAGATATTGGTCCGTTGTTTCAAACTCCAAAAGAAGCTGCCAAACAAGCTGTAGAAAATGATGTCCATATTTTAGGCGTTTCCTCTTTAGCTGCAGGTCACAAAACATTAGTGCCTCAAGTTATTGAAGAACTCAAAAATTATGGTCGTGATGACATCATGGTCATTGTTGGAGGCGTTATCCCAAAACAAGATTATCAATATTTATTTGATGCTGGAGCGGTAGCTGTTTTTGGTCCTGGAACTAAAATTAGTGATGCTGCTATCAAAATTTTGGAGATTTTGATTGATTAA
- a CDS encoding DUF1223 domain-containing protein: protein MKHILLTLFVMSIFFSSENNPENNSINPPITVLELFTSQGCSSCPPADELLSKVQKREHVIALSYHVDYWNYIGWKDPFSQEAFSNKQRKYSQKFNSSSIYTPQVVVNGREHFVGSDASKMNSKLDFYGNILAENIVKISEVNKKEDVISFQYDVEGDLKGKSIRIVLVIKERTTKIGRGENRNRTLKNANIVVSEKVMSLNASRENHSIAIPNLVNEQDDLKLIAIVENENLDIVGAKEIDL from the coding sequence ATGAAACATATCCTTTTAACGTTATTTGTGATGTCAATATTCTTTTCTTCGGAAAATAACCCTGAAAATAATTCAATCAATCCACCAATAACTGTATTAGAGCTCTTTACCTCACAAGGCTGTTCAAGCTGTCCGCCAGCAGACGAATTGCTGTCTAAAGTCCAAAAAAGGGAACATGTTATTGCACTTTCTTACCATGTTGATTATTGGAATTATATTGGATGGAAAGATCCCTTTAGCCAAGAAGCGTTTAGTAATAAACAGCGAAAATATTCACAAAAATTTAATAGTAGCTCCATTTACACACCACAGGTTGTGGTTAATGGGAGAGAGCACTTTGTGGGTTCAGATGCAAGTAAAATGAATTCTAAACTTGATTTCTACGGAAATATCCTAGCGGAGAATATCGTGAAAATTTCCGAAGTAAATAAAAAGGAAGATGTGATTTCATTTCAATATGATGTGGAAGGTGATTTAAAAGGGAAATCTATTAGAATAGTTTTGGTTATAAAGGAGCGAACTACAAAAATCGGGCGTGGCGAAAATAGAAACCGAACATTGAAAAATGCCAATATTGTTGTTTCAGAAAAAGTGATGTCTTTAAATGCTTCTAGAGAAAATCATTCGATTGCTATACCTAATCTAGTGAATGAGCAAGATGATTTAAAATTAATTGCCATTGTTGAAAATGAGAATTTGGATATTGTTGGAGCAAAAGAAATAGACCTATAG
- a CDS encoding AI-2E family transporter, whose amino-acid sequence MKSKIIANGILRAVGIIVAVVLVLFFLYKIQSVIFYIVIAGVISLIGRPIVIFLRRRLKFNNTLAVIATMLIIVGVFFGIISLLIPLIIEQGQNLALLDIDQLKTNIESIYKEAITYLDVSVVDAEQAINDSKILSNLDYSIIPNFLNSFISGIGSFSIGLMSVLFIAFFFLKDSNLFKQGIMTFIPENKESNTKRSISKISDLLSRYFVGLFLQLFILFIIYTIGLLIIGIKNAIVIAFLCALINIIPYLGPLIGGALMMFLVMTNNLGESFMDVILPKLFYTLLVITFAQLIDNFFSQPFIFSKSVKSHPLEIFLIIIIAGLLFGVVGMIVAVPVYTAIKVILKEFLSENKMVKKLTQGL is encoded by the coding sequence ATGAAATCTAAAATTATAGCAAACGGAATTTTACGAGCTGTAGGCATCATTGTCGCTGTAGTTTTGGTTTTATTTTTTTTATATAAAATTCAGTCCGTTATATTTTATATCGTTATTGCTGGTGTGATTTCACTTATTGGTAGACCCATTGTTATTTTTTTGAGAAGGCGTTTAAAGTTTAATAATACGTTAGCTGTAATTGCAACGATGCTTATTATAGTTGGAGTATTTTTTGGGATTATTAGTTTACTCATACCACTAATTATTGAGCAAGGACAAAATCTAGCCCTTTTAGATATTGATCAGCTAAAAACCAACATAGAATCTATTTATAAAGAAGCCATTACTTATTTGGATGTAAGCGTTGTTGATGCTGAACAGGCCATTAACGACTCTAAGATTTTGTCAAATCTAGATTATAGCATCATTCCCAATTTTTTAAATAGCTTTATTTCTGGAATTGGAAGTTTTAGTATAGGTTTAATGTCTGTGCTTTTTATTGCTTTCTTTTTTTTAAAAGACAGTAATTTGTTCAAACAAGGTATTATGACATTTATTCCCGAAAATAAAGAATCAAACACAAAACGGTCTATAAGTAAAATATCAGATTTACTATCTCGATATTTCGTAGGACTCTTTTTGCAGTTATTTATCCTGTTCATTATTTATACGATAGGATTATTGATCATAGGTATCAAAAACGCAATAGTCATAGCATTTTTATGCGCACTAATAAATATAATTCCATATTTAGGCCCATTAATTGGTGGTGCGCTCATGATGTTTTTAGTGATGACCAATAATCTTGGTGAAAGTTTTATGGATGTCATATTACCAAAATTGTTTTATACGCTTTTGGTGATTACTTTTGCCCAGCTTATTGATAATTTCTTTAGCCAGCCATTTATTTTTTCAAAAAGTGTGAAGTCTCACCCATTAGAGATATTCTTAATAATCATTATTGCAGGATTACTATTTGGAGTTGTAGGGATGATTGTTGCAGTACCCGTTTACACTGCCATAAAGGTGATTTTAAAAGAATTTTTATCTGAGAATAAAATGGTGAAAAAATTAACCCAAGGTTTATAA
- a CDS encoding TrmH family RNA methyltransferase, translated as MQLDHYSTNFKKRTFPITLICENVTNAPNIGSLFRTADAFGVESIIFCGENINLGRKMAKTSRATEKFVNHQIQKDSLDVISELKDKGFFIISLEITNNSERLVDFKFPKQKPIALIIGDENFGIDEAILNLSDAVINIDMFGQNSSMNVVQATSITLYEITKQLR; from the coding sequence TTGCAACTAGACCACTACTCCACAAACTTTAAAAAACGCACTTTCCCGATTACGTTAATTTGTGAGAATGTAACAAACGCACCAAATATTGGTAGTTTGTTTAGAACAGCAGACGCTTTTGGAGTGGAGAGCATCATATTTTGTGGTGAGAATATAAATTTGGGCAGAAAAATGGCCAAGACTTCTCGAGCGACTGAAAAATTTGTAAACCACCAAATTCAAAAAGATTCACTCGACGTTATTTCAGAATTAAAAGATAAAGGCTTTTTTATAATTTCGCTTGAAATCACTAACAATAGCGAGAGATTGGTAGACTTTAAATTTCCGAAGCAAAAACCTATTGCACTGATTATTGGTGATGAGAACTTTGGAATTGACGAAGCCATACTAAATCTAAGTGATGCAGTTATTAATATTGATATGTTTGGGCAAAACAGTAGCATGAACGTTGTACAGGCAACGAGTATAACTCTTTATGAAATCACAAAACAACTTCGCTAA